The following proteins are co-located in the Bosea sp. AS-1 genome:
- a CDS encoding multidrug efflux SMR transporter, whose amino-acid sequence MSQGTAWLLLVVSGLLDVAWAVSMKYAEGYTRLGWSLVSLILLAAFVYLLGRVLAVLPVGSAYAVWTGIGAAGTVLLGILLFGESLSLARIGGVILVVLGIVLLKAAPA is encoded by the coding sequence ATGAGCCAGGGGACCGCGTGGCTGCTCCTGGTGGTGTCGGGCTTGCTCGACGTCGCCTGGGCGGTCTCGATGAAATATGCCGAGGGCTATACGCGGCTGGGCTGGAGCCTCGTTTCGCTCATCCTGCTCGCGGCTTTCGTCTATCTGCTCGGGCGGGTGCTGGCGGTGCTGCCCGTCGGCAGCGCCTATGCGGTCTGGACCGGCATCGGTGCGGCCGGGACGGTGCTGCTCGGCATCCTGCTCTTCGGCGAGAGCCTGAGCCTCGCCCGCATAGGTGGCGTTATACTGGTGGTGCTGGGCATCGTCCTGCTCAAGGCGGCGCCGGCCTGA
- a CDS encoding ABC transporter ATP-binding protein, with protein MRAALTIQGLKLGFYGVLVLRGVDFAVPQGSFTGLIGPNGAGKSTLFNAVSGLYQPNAGSVRLGETETAGMPPEKLVAAGLVRSFQLARGFPKLSVFQHLMLYGADQPGEGLLAGLIGTGGAKRREAELSERAFGIARRLKLDHVLDNPVTALSGGQKKLVEIGRALMAEPKILLLDEPMAGVNPSLTEQIAEHLVALNRDGLTICLIEHDMGLIRKLCAPVIVMAEGKTLTQGSFDEVAADTRVQEAYLGRRH; from the coding sequence ATGAGGGCTGCACTGACCATTCAGGGGCTGAAGCTCGGCTTCTACGGCGTGCTGGTGCTGCGCGGCGTCGATTTCGCAGTTCCCCAAGGCTCCTTCACCGGCTTGATCGGGCCCAACGGAGCCGGCAAGTCGACCCTGTTCAACGCGGTCTCGGGGCTCTACCAGCCGAATGCCGGTTCGGTCAGGCTCGGCGAGACCGAGACGGCCGGGATGCCGCCGGAGAAGCTCGTCGCGGCGGGGCTGGTTCGCTCCTTCCAGCTCGCGCGCGGCTTTCCCAAGCTCAGCGTCTTCCAGCACCTGATGCTCTACGGGGCGGACCAGCCGGGCGAGGGCCTGCTGGCGGGACTGATCGGCACGGGCGGGGCGAAGCGTCGCGAAGCGGAGTTGTCCGAGCGGGCCTTCGGCATTGCCCGCCGCCTGAAGCTCGACCATGTGCTCGACAACCCCGTCACCGCCCTCTCCGGCGGCCAGAAGAAGCTGGTCGAGATCGGCCGTGCCCTGATGGCCGAGCCCAAGATCCTGCTGCTCGACGAGCCGATGGCCGGTGTCAATCCGAGCCTGACCGAGCAGATCGCCGAGCATCTCGTCGCGCTCAACCGCGACGGGCTGACGATCTGCCTGATCGAGCACGATATGGGGCTGATCAGGAAGCTCTGTGCGCCCGTCATCGTCATGGCCGAAGGCAAGACGCTGACGCAAGGGTCGTTCGACGAGGTCGCCGCCGATACCCGCGTGCAGGAAGCCTATCTCGGGAGGCGTCATTGA
- a CDS encoding ArsC family reductase: protein MATTIYGIKNCDTVKKARNWLDSHGAAYAFHDYKASGIDKASLERWVGEHGWETVLNRAGTTFRALPDAQKQGLDAGKAIALMLAQPSMIKRPVLDLGKGKTIVGFKPEIYEAALAGK from the coding sequence GTGGCTACGACGATCTATGGCATCAAGAACTGCGACACGGTGAAGAAGGCGCGCAACTGGCTCGACAGCCACGGCGCGGCCTATGCGTTCCACGACTACAAGGCAAGCGGGATCGACAAGGCCTCGCTCGAGCGCTGGGTCGGGGAGCATGGCTGGGAGACGGTGCTGAACCGCGCCGGCACCACTTTCCGCGCGCTACCCGACGCGCAGAAGCAGGGGCTCGATGCCGGGAAGGCGATCGCGCTGATGCTGGCTCAGCCCTCGATGATCAAGCGCCCGGTGCTCGATCTGGGCAAGGGCAAGACCATCGTCGGCTTCAAGCCGGAGATCTACGAAGCCGCGCTCGCGGGAAAGTAG
- the queF gene encoding preQ(1) synthase, whose protein sequence is MSIDASTLQLGQASALPASPEEARLDRVPNPHAGTSYLARFTCPEFTSICPVTGQPDFGILVIDYLPGQWLVESKSLKLYLASFRNHGAFHEDCTVGIGKKLVELLEPEWFRIGGYWYPRGGIPIDVFWQTGEPPKGLWLPDQGVAPYRGR, encoded by the coding sequence ATGTCCATCGACGCCTCGACCTTGCAACTCGGGCAGGCCAGCGCGCTGCCGGCCTCTCCGGAGGAAGCGCGCCTCGACCGCGTGCCCAATCCGCATGCCGGCACCAGCTATCTCGCCCGCTTCACCTGCCCGGAATTCACCTCGATCTGTCCCGTGACGGGTCAGCCCGATTTCGGCATCCTCGTCATCGACTATCTGCCGGGCCAGTGGCTGGTGGAGTCGAAGTCGCTCAAGCTCTATCTCGCCTCGTTCCGCAACCACGGCGCCTTCCACGAGGACTGCACCGTCGGCATCGGTAAGAAGCTGGTCGAACTGCTGGAGCCGGAGTGGTTCCGCATCGGCGGCTACTGGTATCCGCGCGGCGGCATTCCGATCGATGTGTTCTGGCAGACGGGCGAGCCGCCCAAGGGGCTCTGGTTGCCTGATCAGGGCGTCGCGCCCTATCGCGGGCGCTGA
- a CDS encoding glutathione S-transferase N-terminal domain-containing protein, with protein MADLSAFPITKRWPASHPDRIQLYSLPTPNGVKVSIALEELGLPYEPHAIDIGKNETWGPEFLSLNPNGKIPAIIDPNGPDGKPLGLWESGAILLYLAEKTGKLLPKDAGLRYETIQWVFFQMAAIGPMFGQLGFFHKFAGREYEDKRPRDRYANESKRLLGVLEDRLVNRTWIMGDEFTIADIAILGWVRNLVGFYGAGELVDYASLTHVPIWLERCLSRPAVQRGLDIPKRPA; from the coding sequence ATGGCCGATCTCTCCGCATTTCCGATCACCAAGCGCTGGCCCGCCAGCCATCCCGACCGCATCCAGCTCTATTCGTTGCCGACACCGAACGGCGTGAAGGTCTCGATCGCGCTGGAGGAGCTGGGGCTGCCCTATGAGCCGCATGCCATCGACATCGGCAAGAACGAGACCTGGGGCCCGGAATTCCTGTCGCTCAATCCGAACGGCAAGATCCCGGCGATCATCGACCCCAACGGCCCCGATGGAAAGCCGCTTGGACTGTGGGAATCGGGCGCGATCCTGCTCTATCTCGCCGAGAAGACCGGCAAGCTCCTGCCGAAGGATGCCGGCCTGCGCTACGAGACCATTCAGTGGGTGTTCTTCCAGATGGCGGCCATCGGCCCGATGTTCGGCCAGCTCGGCTTCTTCCACAAATTCGCTGGCCGCGAATACGAGGACAAGCGCCCGCGCGACCGCTACGCCAATGAGAGCAAGCGCCTTCTGGGGGTGCTGGAAGATCGGCTGGTGAACCGCACCTGGATCATGGGCGATGAATTCACCATCGCCGATATCGCGATCCTCGGCTGGGTGCGCAACCTCGTCGGCTTCTACGGCGCGGGCGAGCTCGTCGACTATGCCAGCCTGACGCATGTGCCGATCTGGCTGGAGCGCTGCCTGTCGCGTCCTGCCGTGCAGCGCGGCCTCGACATCCCGAAGCGCCCGGCCTGA
- the gstA gene encoding glutathione transferase GstA, whose protein sequence is MKLYYAPATCSLSPHIVAREAGIPLEIERVDIRKTPHLTETGRDYTAINPNAYVPALELDDGTLLTEGAVIVQYLADLKPESGLAPAAGTRERLVLQSWLNFIATELHKSFSPWLFHPEYGAQAQDVARGRIAERLAYVETHLAANGPFLLGTDFTVADAYLFTIVSWAAFTKVDLSAFPHLRDYLARIAARPAVRAAMQAEGLKVAA, encoded by the coding sequence ATGAAGCTCTACTACGCCCCCGCCACCTGCTCGCTCTCGCCCCATATCGTGGCGCGTGAGGCCGGCATCCCGCTCGAGATCGAGCGCGTCGACATCCGCAAGACGCCCCATCTCACCGAGACGGGCCGGGATTACACCGCCATCAATCCCAACGCCTATGTCCCGGCCCTGGAGCTCGATGACGGCACGCTGCTGACCGAAGGTGCCGTCATCGTCCAGTATCTCGCCGATCTGAAGCCTGAGAGCGGTCTTGCTCCCGCGGCCGGCACGCGCGAGCGCCTGGTGCTGCAGAGCTGGTTGAACTTCATCGCGACCGAGCTGCACAAGAGCTTCAGCCCCTGGCTGTTCCACCCGGAATACGGCGCGCAGGCGCAGGACGTCGCGCGTGGCCGCATCGCCGAGCGGCTGGCCTATGTCGAGACGCATCTGGCGGCGAACGGCCCCTTCCTGCTCGGCACGGATTTCACCGTCGCGGATGCCTATCTCTTCACCATCGTGAGCTGGGCGGCCTTCACCAAGGTCGATCTCTCCGCCTTTCCGCATCTGCGCGATTATCTCGCCCGGATCGCTGCCCGCCCGGCCGTGCGCGCGGCGATGCAGGCCGAGGGGCTGAAGGTCGCGGCGTGA
- a CDS encoding DMT family transporter, giving the protein MTTEKERRRRRLAVAGMLLSVLIFGSNFVISRHAVLNGIGAHDLLALRFATAGLLLLPLFLRAGGFANCGGVGWNHGFWLAVTSGFPMTFLMLTGLTMAPAAHGATIGPGTVTVIGIIGSVVLFGARLSAPLVVGIIGVICGLGFLAFAGSGGAGAETLRGDLCFLGVGLLWGFYPLLIQLWKVNGLRGAVIVSVLSLAYLPFYFLFFFRGFDIAPWWVLVLHAIYQGVVNVILGLWLWGWAAHVLGAAVVGRFPPLIPVTGTTLAIPALGEIPGPLQLAGFGLIISGLFVASWRRPARQAEQAGVPADRDHQPHEQRNS; this is encoded by the coding sequence ATGACGACGGAGAAGGAGCGCCGCCGGCGCCGGCTGGCAGTCGCCGGCATGCTGCTCAGCGTGCTGATCTTCGGCTCGAACTTCGTCATCAGCCGCCACGCGGTGCTCAACGGCATCGGCGCGCATGACTTGCTGGCGCTGCGCTTCGCGACGGCAGGGCTTTTGCTGCTGCCGCTCTTCCTGCGCGCCGGCGGCTTTGCCAATTGCGGCGGCGTCGGCTGGAACCACGGCTTCTGGCTCGCCGTGACGAGCGGCTTCCCGATGACCTTCCTGATGCTCACCGGCCTGACGATGGCGCCGGCCGCCCATGGTGCCACGATCGGCCCCGGCACGGTGACCGTGATCGGCATCATCGGCAGCGTCGTGCTGTTCGGCGCGCGGCTGTCGGCCCCGCTGGTGGTCGGCATCATCGGCGTGATCTGCGGCCTGGGTTTCCTCGCCTTCGCCGGCAGCGGCGGCGCCGGGGCGGAGACCCTGCGAGGCGACCTCTGCTTTCTGGGCGTCGGGTTGCTCTGGGGCTTCTACCCGCTCCTGATCCAGCTCTGGAAGGTCAATGGCCTCAGGGGCGCAGTCATCGTGTCGGTTCTGTCGCTCGCCTATCTGCCGTTCTATTTCCTATTTTTCTTCCGCGGCTTCGACATCGCGCCCTGGTGGGTGCTGGTCCTGCACGCGATCTATCAGGGCGTCGTCAACGTCATCCTGGGCTTGTGGCTCTGGGGCTGGGCCGCGCATGTGCTGGGTGCGGCCGTCGTCGGCCGCTTTCCACCGCTGATCCCAGTCACCGGCACGACGCTCGCCATCCCGGCGCTCGGCGAGATCCCCGGCCCGCTTCAGCTCGCCGGCTTCGGCCTGATCATCAGCGGGCTGTTCGTAGCGTCATGGCGCCGGCCGGCGCGCCAGGCCGAGCAGGCTGGCGTTCCAGCAGACCGAGACCATCAGCCCCATGAGCAACGCAATTCCTGA
- a CDS encoding 2'-5' RNA ligase family protein, with product MERSVWLPKTANYFFALLPNPAAAAEADRIARVLRKWFDLSGRPRGAGKYHVTLWGWPEPREPDSHELALMHNVAGRLRQNAFKLRFDEVATFAQAADTPALVITGQDGVIGAYRLHDTLDRDLRLGGFRGRRSRCNPHLTLLYDRFRTKAFHVRPLSWRVADFALIRSVPRQPYEILGRWPLANP from the coding sequence ATGGAACGGAGTGTCTGGCTTCCCAAGACGGCGAACTACTTCTTCGCGTTGTTGCCCAATCCCGCGGCCGCAGCGGAGGCCGATCGCATCGCGCGCGTGCTGCGCAAATGGTTCGATCTGTCCGGCCGGCCGCGTGGCGCCGGCAAATACCATGTCACGCTCTGGGGCTGGCCCGAGCCCAGGGAGCCCGATTCCCACGAGCTTGCCTTGATGCATAACGTGGCCGGGCGCCTCAGGCAGAATGCCTTCAAGTTGAGGTTCGACGAGGTCGCGACCTTTGCCCAGGCGGCCGACACCCCGGCGCTCGTCATCACGGGCCAGGACGGCGTGATCGGAGCCTACCGGCTTCACGACACGCTCGATCGGGATCTGAGGTTGGGCGGCTTTCGCGGCAGGCGCTCGCGCTGCAACCCCCATCTCACGCTGCTCTACGACCGCTTCCGGACCAAGGCGTTTCACGTGCGGCCGTTGAGCTGGCGCGTGGCGGACTTCGCCCTGATCAGGAGCGTTCCGCGCCAGCCTTATGAAATCCTCGGCCGCTGGCCCTTGGCCAATCCCTGA
- the tgt gene encoding tRNA guanosine(34) transglycosylase Tgt — protein MTASLQPAQPDIAATPDFTFHVAARDGAARTGAISMPRGVIRTPAFMPVGTAATVKGMYPEQVRALGADVVLGNTYHLMLRPGAERVARLGGLHKFMNWPHPILTDSGGFQVMSLSQLRKLTEEGVTFQSHIDGSKHVLSPERSVEIQNLLGSDIVMQLDECVALPCEDKVAEKAMQLSLRWAERCKAAFGHHPGRALFGIVQGGAVPRLRVESAQALAAMDLKGYAVGGLAVGEPQEIMLAMIEAVEPHLPQEKPRYLMGVGTPDDIIQSVARGIDMFDCVMPTRAGRHGQIFTRFGRMNLKNAKHAEDPRPIDEQSSCPAANSWSRAYLHHLVKAEEMLGKMLLTWVNLAYYQDLMAGLRAAIAAGRLADFIAETREGWARGEDGGAPA, from the coding sequence ATGACCGCATCGCTTCAGCCCGCGCAGCCCGACATCGCCGCGACTCCCGATTTCACTTTCCATGTCGCGGCCCGCGACGGCGCTGCGCGCACCGGCGCGATCAGCATGCCGCGCGGTGTCATCCGTACGCCGGCCTTCATGCCGGTCGGCACGGCCGCGACCGTGAAGGGCATGTATCCCGAGCAGGTGAGGGCGCTCGGCGCCGATGTCGTGCTCGGCAATACCTATCACCTGATGCTGCGCCCCGGCGCCGAGCGTGTCGCCAGGCTCGGCGGGCTGCACAAGTTCATGAACTGGCCGCACCCGATCCTGACGGATTCCGGCGGCTTCCAGGTGATGTCGCTGTCGCAGCTGAGGAAGCTGACCGAGGAAGGCGTGACCTTTCAGTCGCATATCGACGGCTCGAAGCATGTGCTCAGCCCCGAGCGTTCGGTCGAGATCCAGAACCTTCTCGGCTCCGACATCGTCATGCAGCTCGACGAATGCGTCGCGCTGCCCTGCGAGGACAAGGTCGCCGAGAAGGCGATGCAGCTCTCGCTGCGCTGGGCCGAGCGCTGCAAGGCGGCTTTCGGCCACCATCCCGGCCGGGCACTGTTCGGCATCGTCCAGGGCGGGGCGGTACCGCGTCTGCGGGTCGAGAGCGCGCAGGCGCTCGCTGCGATGGACCTGAAGGGCTACGCCGTCGGCGGGCTTGCGGTCGGCGAGCCACAGGAGATCATGCTGGCGATGATCGAGGCGGTCGAGCCGCATCTGCCGCAGGAGAAGCCGCGCTACCTGATGGGCGTCGGCACGCCGGACGATATCATCCAGTCGGTGGCGCGCGGCATCGACATGTTCGACTGCGTGATGCCGACGCGGGCCGGGCGCCACGGCCAGATCTTCACCCGCTTCGGCCGGATGAACCTGAAGAATGCCAAGCATGCCGAGGACCCGCGCCCGATCGACGAGCAATCCTCCTGCCCGGCGGCGAATAGCTGGTCGCGCGCCTATCTCCACCATCTGGTCAAGGCCGAGGAGATGCTCGGCAAGATGCTGCTGACCTGGGTCAATCTCGCCTATTACCAGGACCTGATGGCCGGCCTGCGCGCTGCCATCGCCGCCGGACGCCTCGCCGACTTCATCGCCGAGACGAGGGAGGGCTGGGCCCGGGGCGAGGATGGAGGCGCCCCCGCGTGA
- the eno gene encoding phosphopyruvate hydratase, producing the protein MTAIIDIIGRQILDSRGNPTVEVDVVLEDGSMGRAAVPSGASTGAHEAVELRDGDKSRYLGKGVLKAVEAVNVAIAEAIVAMDAEDQTAIDQTMIELDGTPNKSKLGANAILGVSLAVAKAAAEASGLPLYRYVGGTSARVLPVPMMNIVNGGAHADNPIDFQEFMIMPVGATSFAEGLRMGSEIFHTLKKKLHDAGHNTNVGDEGGFAPNIKSAEAALDFVMQAIETAGYRPGEDIALALDCAATEFFKDGAYVYEGERKTRDPKAQAKYLAKLVGNYPIVSIEDGMAEDDWEGWKALTDLIGAKCQLVGDDLFVTNVERLSRGIKTKTANSILVKVNQIGSLTETLAAVDMAQRAGYTAVMSHRSGETEDSTIADLAVATNCGQIKTGSLARSDRTAKYNQLLRIEEELGAQAVYAGRAALKALA; encoded by the coding sequence ATGACCGCGATCATCGACATCATCGGACGCCAGATTCTCGATTCCCGCGGCAATCCGACGGTGGAGGTCGATGTCGTGCTCGAGGACGGCTCGATGGGCCGCGCTGCCGTTCCCTCCGGCGCCTCGACCGGCGCGCATGAGGCGGTGGAACTGCGCGACGGCGACAAGTCGCGCTATCTCGGCAAGGGCGTGCTCAAGGCCGTCGAGGCGGTGAACGTCGCCATCGCTGAGGCGATCGTCGCCATGGACGCCGAGGACCAGACCGCGATCGACCAGACCATGATCGAGCTCGACGGCACGCCGAACAAGTCGAAGCTCGGCGCCAACGCGATCCTCGGCGTCTCGCTCGCCGTCGCCAAGGCCGCGGCCGAGGCCTCCGGCCTGCCGCTCTACCGCTATGTCGGCGGCACGTCGGCGCGCGTCCTGCCCGTGCCGATGATGAACATCGTCAATGGCGGCGCCCATGCCGACAACCCGATCGACTTCCAGGAATTCATGATCATGCCGGTCGGCGCGACCTCCTTCGCGGAGGGGCTGCGCATGGGCTCGGAGATCTTCCACACGCTGAAGAAGAAGCTGCACGACGCCGGCCACAACACCAATGTCGGCGACGAGGGTGGCTTCGCCCCGAACATCAAGTCGGCCGAAGCCGCGCTCGACTTCGTGATGCAGGCGATCGAGACTGCCGGCTACCGCCCGGGCGAGGACATCGCGCTGGCGCTCGACTGCGCCGCGACCGAGTTCTTCAAGGACGGCGCCTACGTCTACGAGGGTGAGCGCAAGACGCGCGACCCGAAGGCCCAGGCCAAGTATCTCGCCAAGCTCGTCGGCAACTACCCGATCGTCTCGATCGAGGACGGCATGGCCGAGGATGACTGGGAGGGCTGGAAGGCGCTGACCGATCTCATCGGAGCAAAGTGCCAGCTCGTCGGCGACGACCTCTTCGTCACCAATGTCGAGCGCCTGTCCCGCGGCATCAAGACGAAGACGGCGAACTCGATCCTGGTCAAGGTCAACCAGATCGGCTCGCTGACCGAGACGCTCGCCGCCGTCGATATGGCGCAGCGCGCCGGCTACACCGCCGTGATGTCGCACCGCTCGGGCGAGACCGAGGATTCGACCATCGCCGACCTCGCGGTCGCGACCAATTGCGGGCAGATCAAGACCGGCTCGCTCGCCCGCTCCGACCGGACGGCGAAGTACAACCAGTTGCTGCGCATCGAGGAGGAACTCGGCGCGCAGGCGGTCTATGCCGGCCGTGCCGCATTGAAGGCGCTGGCTTGA
- a CDS encoding LysR family transcriptional regulator, with protein MDDWNALRLILAVQRTGSLTAAALQLGIDHSTAFRRLKALESQLAVRLFERLPAGHYQSTEAGARMAAAAERMEAEAHALDRDITGRDHRLSGRLRVTSSETLAHSRLTGHLAAFRQTQPGIVVELVIDNRVLSLSRREADIALRPIRPREGDLWGRKLAGIAWAFYGAPGHLAAHGAPTDETEALRRLPVIGWEEEAAGIRAAEWLARSVPSEAIVYRTNSLVNQLIAAKAGMGLALLPCYLGDGDNGLVRALPGPVADLEGELWIVTHADLKATARVRAFFELVGGGLAQERDLFEGRKPMDKEIPAP; from the coding sequence ATGGACGACTGGAACGCGCTTCGCCTCATCCTCGCCGTGCAACGCACCGGCAGCCTCACCGCCGCGGCATTGCAGCTCGGCATCGACCATTCGACCGCCTTCCGGCGATTGAAGGCGCTGGAGAGCCAGCTTGCCGTCAGGTTGTTCGAGCGCCTGCCCGCCGGCCACTACCAGTCGACCGAGGCCGGGGCGCGGATGGCGGCGGCGGCCGAGCGGATGGAGGCGGAGGCGCATGCGCTCGACCGCGACATCACCGGGCGCGACCACCGCCTCAGCGGGCGCTTGCGCGTCACCTCCTCGGAGACGCTGGCCCACAGCCGGCTGACCGGACACCTTGCGGCCTTCCGGCAGACGCAACCCGGCATCGTCGTCGAGCTCGTGATCGACAACCGTGTGCTCAGCCTATCACGGCGCGAAGCCGATATCGCGCTCAGACCGATCCGCCCGCGCGAGGGCGATCTCTGGGGCCGCAAGCTTGCCGGCATCGCCTGGGCCTTCTATGGCGCTCCGGGCCATCTCGCGGCCCATGGCGCTCCGACCGACGAGACAGAGGCGCTGCGGCGTTTGCCCGTGATCGGCTGGGAGGAAGAGGCTGCCGGCATCCGCGCCGCCGAGTGGCTGGCGCGGAGCGTGCCATCCGAAGCGATCGTCTACCGGACGAACAGCCTGGTGAACCAGCTCATCGCGGCCAAGGCCGGCATGGGGCTGGCGCTCCTGCCCTGCTATCTCGGCGACGGCGACAATGGGCTCGTACGCGCCCTGCCCGGCCCGGTCGCCGATCTGGAAGGCGAGCTCTGGATCGTCACCCATGCCGACCTCAAGGCGACGGCTCGCGTGCGGGCCTTCTTCGAACTCGTCGGTGGCGGGCTGGCGCAGGAGCGCGACCTGTTCGAAGGCCGCAAGCCGATGGACAAAGAAATCCCGGCTCCTTGA
- a CDS encoding TetR/AcrR family transcriptional regulator, with protein MSNTGKRRSQKERSAETSARLMNATIDLLHDRGLARTTTPEIARVAGVSRGALTHHFASREAIISASVADLLSKTTRDLHRFAEDFVERGGSSDEIVDYIWRMMDDRLFYVTMEYLPEARHNPDFRADLIPMVKDFHAGLDAIWTALAARAGTDPDHTRTVMNATMCLFRGMISQTVLRPNDPAYYEGLQRFWKQQVRQHFPMKPAAAQSGRRKTATA; from the coding sequence ATGAGCAATACCGGCAAGCGGCGATCGCAGAAGGAGCGCAGTGCGGAGACGTCCGCGCGGCTGATGAACGCGACCATCGACCTGCTGCACGACCGGGGCCTCGCCCGCACCACCACCCCTGAGATCGCACGTGTCGCCGGCGTTTCCCGCGGCGCCCTGACCCATCATTTCGCCAGCCGCGAGGCGATCATCAGCGCCTCGGTTGCCGACCTGCTGAGTAAGACGACCCGGGACCTGCACCGTTTCGCCGAGGATTTCGTGGAGCGCGGCGGCTCCAGCGACGAGATCGTCGACTACATCTGGCGGATGATGGACGACCGGCTGTTCTACGTGACGATGGAATATCTGCCGGAAGCCCGCCACAACCCGGACTTCCGTGCCGACCTCATCCCCATGGTCAAGGATTTCCACGCCGGGCTCGACGCGATCTGGACCGCGCTCGCGGCCCGTGCGGGGACCGATCCGGACCATACCCGCACCGTGATGAACGCGACGATGTGCCTGTTCCGCGGCATGATCAGCCAGACCGTGCTGCGTCCGAACGACCCTGCCTACTACGAAGGCCTGCAACGCTTCTGGAAGCAGCAGGTGCGGCAGCATTTCCCGATGAAACCAGCGGCCGCCCAATCCGGCCGGCGCAAGACGGCGACGGCATGA